The Paenibacillus sophorae genome has a segment encoding these proteins:
- a CDS encoding SF0329 family protein, giving the protein MSWSKLKQQLESFLCPVLNGRVEYRAPGYRYLPDKSGICYITVDKKNVLNMSDKTNSIRWYQTELEIKNDPDIQIPVTNDDIETVRTSTKGPVPEDRLIVMARSRKSSEHAKELLSAQASLSKSNFIVVANKFLTTPVEESLESNDILLNILALVDRRVGKKRIVNMSEKMMLKHPAVQYFYELRRSML; this is encoded by the coding sequence ATGTCCTGGAGCAAATTGAAGCAACAACTAGAGAGCTTTCTCTGTCCTGTGTTAAATGGAAGGGTAGAATACCGCGCACCCGGTTACCGCTATTTACCTGATAAATCAGGGATTTGTTATATAACGGTAGATAAAAAGAACGTACTCAATATGAGTGATAAAACGAACTCCATCAGATGGTATCAAACGGAGCTGGAAATTAAGAATGATCCCGATATTCAGATTCCTGTTACCAATGACGACATTGAAACGGTCAGAACAAGTACCAAGGGGCCGGTGCCGGAGGATCGTCTAATCGTAATGGCCAGAAGCAGAAAAAGTTCAGAACATGCTAAAGAGCTTTTGTCCGCACAGGCTTCATTAAGTAAGTCCAATTTTATCGTGGTGGCTAATAAGTTCTTAACTACCCCTGTAGAGGAGAGCCTGGAGAGCAATGATATCCTATTGAACATTCTGGCTTTGGTGGACCGAAGGGTTGGGAAAAAGCGGATCGTAAACATGTCCGAGAAGATGATGTTGAAGCATCCGGCTGTGCAGTATTTCTATGAATTGCGGCGCAGTATGCTGTGA
- a CDS encoding IS1182 family transposase, whose product MYIQYTMDQLCLPMDLEEDIPEHHLVRVVNAAVNRLDDAIFDAAYPGGGRDSYHPKMLTKVIIYAYAQRIYSSRQIAKAVRENIPFMWLAGRQRPDFRTLNRFRSQRIKNVLEKVFAAVLQFLADEKYVSLEHYFVDGTKIEANANRYTFVWGKAVSKHKAKLQENVHALFADIEAAENQEEREYQGRDLAELGESSEMSSEKLEQVAQKLEAQLLEKPKDKPLKKAVRKLRKDLLPRLLKYERYQTLLGDRNSFSKTDPDATFMRMKEDHMRNGQLKPGYNVQIGTENQFILAYSLHQRPTDTRCLQPHMEKAWQMLGKFPQTVIADAGYGSEENYAYLEKEEIQAVVKYGSYHKEKSKAWKENVGKIENWTYDEAEDRWTCPAGQTLHFRRESKESLESGYEIRKRHYRSQNCDGCPLKERCTKAAGNREMVISLERLRYQKQAREILRSEEGYALAVRRMTEPESVFGQLKNNRGFRRFLLRGMEKVTLEVGWLSLAHNVLKQAAVDQKRKTAILQ is encoded by the coding sequence TTGTACATTCAATATACCATGGACCAACTTTGCTTGCCAATGGATCTGGAAGAAGACATTCCAGAACATCACCTCGTTCGTGTCGTTAACGCAGCCGTGAATCGGCTCGACGACGCCATCTTTGACGCTGCCTATCCCGGCGGTGGCCGCGACAGCTACCACCCTAAAATGCTTACCAAAGTCATTATCTATGCCTACGCCCAGCGAATCTATTCGTCTCGTCAAATCGCCAAAGCCGTGCGGGAGAACATTCCCTTCATGTGGCTGGCCGGACGGCAGCGACCAGACTTCCGCACCCTTAATCGCTTCCGTTCCCAGCGAATAAAGAACGTCCTCGAAAAGGTATTTGCCGCCGTGCTTCAGTTTCTGGCTGACGAAAAATACGTTTCTCTGGAGCATTACTTTGTGGACGGAACCAAAATCGAGGCGAACGCCAATCGCTACACTTTTGTATGGGGCAAAGCTGTCAGCAAACACAAGGCCAAACTGCAAGAGAACGTACATGCCCTGTTCGCTGACATCGAAGCGGCAGAGAACCAAGAAGAACGCGAATACCAGGGAAGAGACCTTGCTGAACTCGGCGAGTCTTCCGAGATGAGCAGCGAGAAACTAGAACAAGTAGCGCAGAAACTTGAAGCCCAGCTATTGGAGAAACCCAAAGACAAGCCTCTGAAAAAAGCCGTTCGGAAGCTTCGCAAGGATTTGCTGCCAAGGCTGCTGAAGTACGAACGGTACCAAACACTACTTGGCGACCGGAATAGCTTCAGTAAGACAGATCCGGATGCAACTTTCATGCGGATGAAGGAAGACCACATGCGGAATGGTCAACTCAAACCCGGCTACAATGTACAGATTGGGACCGAAAATCAGTTTATTTTGGCCTACAGTCTCCACCAAAGACCGACAGACACTCGCTGCTTACAGCCGCATATGGAAAAGGCATGGCAGATGCTTGGGAAATTCCCACAGACGGTCATTGCAGATGCAGGCTACGGCAGTGAAGAAAACTACGCCTACCTGGAAAAGGAAGAGATTCAAGCTGTGGTGAAATACGGCAGCTACCATAAAGAGAAAAGTAAAGCCTGGAAAGAGAATGTCGGAAAGATTGAGAACTGGACGTACGACGAAGCCGAGGATAGGTGGACGTGCCCCGCCGGACAAACGCTGCATTTCCGCAGAGAAAGCAAGGAAAGCTTAGAGAGCGGTTATGAAATCCGCAAACGTCATTACCGAAGCCAAAACTGCGACGGCTGCCCGCTGAAGGAACGTTGTACAAAAGCGGCAGGAAATCGGGAAATGGTCATCAGTTTGGAACGACTGCGGTATCAGAAACAGGCTCGGGAAATTCTGCGAAGTGAGGAAGGTTACGCCTTGGCCGTACGTCGAATGACGGAGCCCGAAAGTGTATTTGGACAACTGAAAAACAACCGGGGCTTCCGGCGATTTCTGCTTCGCGGCATGGAGAAAGTGACGCTTGAGGTCGGGTGGCTTTCCCTTGCCCATAATGTACTAAAACAAGCCGCAGTGGACCAAAAACGCAAAACAGCGATTCTCCAATAA
- a CDS encoding restriction endonuclease subunit S — MARLEDVVEFVSGSPQFRIKEAPDNTAPLYTYYGQPDLEGDLVGIDSSGSDGKQVRTFDKVNTLCQGDVVFSLISGKSTIVGVKHQGYLYTQNYVKLVAGNQVDSQYLVFLLNEDQSIKKQFQIGLQGSQVLKYTLKQVKELELPNLPTIDKQRLIGELYFNQLRLEALRNRAAKSETTIALEKLREASRK, encoded by the coding sequence ATGGCAAGACTAGAGGATGTAGTTGAGTTTGTGAGTGGTTCGCCGCAGTTTAGAATAAAAGAAGCACCTGATAATACAGCGCCACTCTACACCTATTATGGACAACCCGATCTGGAAGGGGATTTGGTTGGTATTGATTCTAGTGGTAGTGATGGTAAACAAGTGCGGACCTTTGATAAGGTCAATACGCTATGTCAAGGGGACGTTGTTTTCAGTTTGATATCGGGAAAATCTACTATCGTTGGTGTGAAGCATCAGGGGTATCTATACACGCAAAACTACGTCAAGTTAGTGGCTGGTAATCAGGTTGATTCACAATATCTGGTTTTCTTGCTTAATGAAGATCAATCCATCAAGAAGCAGTTTCAAATTGGGTTGCAGGGCTCTCAGGTTCTAAAATATACGCTGAAGCAAGTAAAAGAACTTGAGTTGCCGAATTTGCCAACGATAGACAAGCAGCGGTTGATCGGTGAGCTTTATTTTAACCAATTACGGTTGGAGGCATTAAGAAATAGAGCGGCAAAATCAGAAACTACTATAGCATTGGAAAAGCTTAGGGAGGCAAGCCGTAAATGA
- a CDS encoding type I restriction endonuclease subunit R, protein MTENQFETELIQYLTSGAIIKSEHLEGISNFVVNESNVDYIVKTKHWKYEPHIKTTEQLWDNFKAILEQHNQNTLEHPLSVVEFNQVKKIISSIQTPYEAGQFLYGLNGVSQIEIDLDDGRHVFLTVFDQKQIGAGDTVYQVVNQIKRPAVITGKENRRFDTTLLINGLPIIQIEEKCDTRDVNEALNQMKQYADENQYRDIFSTLQILVAITPNNVKYMANTTPDKFNKDFAFNWQRKSDNTIVRSWKEFADSMLSIPMAHQMATNYMILDGTKNKQMLKVMRPYQVYATQNVIESLKRADFEFGINKIGYIWHTTGSGKTITSFKTAWLASRMPKVDKVVFVVDRIALTKQTNEHYKAYDPDATEDTLGSVQNTNNSTDLSRKLKSKDNSIIVTSVQKLDTLVKRKSFQAPDKNIVFIVDEAHRSTGGDSFDNIQKAFKRSAWVGYTGTPMFDETTTGLRTEEIFGPLLHAYTIREAIADRNVLGFKVDFETTIDEKQMKEKYLPEFYRERYPKWTEEQIQDKISHLSQEDMDDAVEPSFYDENRDHIRLVVEDIFKNWRNRSNEGKYNALFTTHVGGGKASTPMAMMYFYEFQRVNEENKKNGGQTLKVAVTFSQNSSNNDSMLATNQGLDDAIKAYNAEFGTAFGMDDVSGYTQDVTSRLNKSATDKKFLDLVIVVDQLLTGFDAPELNTLYVDRTLKGAGLIQAYSRTNRIADMQEKPWGRVVNYRWPAQNEKLMNKALAVYANKNSAILSVDEQRESNQEDGIIAKPFEEVFNEVKQVVGKLSSLTTGFQQLPPSEKKKDEMLDLLREYNRGMAKLKQYDPEDVDGAKVGFNYDNPDELIEKLGMTAEQEVMLTTVLTNELKSHIAKEKKIPLYQIELRMTHVKDVKVDYDYLTELVEQLLNQVHEGKKEEAKETQEKINQFANGLDDRNYATKIMSAATAIIKGHFPPAGSNFKYPVKLSDSEQIIQQAHNVSLDRMFLDFRVKWGIADIITSAGMRELFSRHRYGLQDLDDTGQIRDIIAQASADYTTLAHDAEVQSLSKIKYRNSLRDAIYELADEFAER, encoded by the coding sequence ATGACCGAGAATCAATTTGAAACCGAATTAATTCAATACCTTACAAGTGGCGCAATTATAAAATCAGAACATCTCGAAGGGATAAGCAATTTTGTTGTCAATGAATCAAATGTGGATTACATAGTAAAAACAAAACATTGGAAATATGAACCCCATATTAAAACTACAGAACAACTCTGGGATAACTTCAAAGCTATCCTGGAACAACACAATCAGAACACGCTAGAACATCCTTTAAGTGTTGTGGAATTTAATCAAGTTAAGAAAATAATCTCGAGCATTCAGACACCTTACGAAGCGGGGCAGTTCTTGTATGGTTTAAACGGGGTTTCGCAAATCGAGATAGACTTGGACGATGGGCGTCATGTATTTCTTACTGTTTTTGATCAAAAGCAAATAGGAGCAGGAGATACCGTTTATCAAGTGGTTAATCAAATTAAGCGACCAGCAGTGATCACGGGGAAAGAAAATCGCCGTTTTGACACGACTCTTCTGATTAACGGTCTGCCGATTATTCAGATTGAAGAAAAGTGTGACACGCGTGATGTAAATGAAGCTCTCAATCAAATGAAGCAATATGCTGATGAAAATCAGTACCGTGATATTTTCTCGACCTTGCAAATTCTGGTGGCCATAACACCAAACAATGTGAAGTATATGGCAAATACGACACCAGATAAATTTAATAAGGACTTCGCGTTTAATTGGCAACGCAAGAGTGACAATACGATCGTACGCAGCTGGAAGGAATTTGCGGATTCCATGCTTTCCATTCCAATGGCGCATCAAATGGCTACCAACTATATGATTTTGGATGGAACCAAGAACAAACAAATGCTGAAAGTGATGCGTCCTTATCAAGTGTATGCGACACAAAACGTGATCGAGAGCTTGAAACGTGCTGATTTTGAATTCGGTATAAATAAGATTGGTTATATCTGGCACACAACCGGATCAGGTAAAACCATCACGAGCTTCAAGACGGCATGGCTTGCAAGTCGTATGCCTAAAGTGGATAAGGTTGTCTTTGTCGTGGACCGAATTGCCTTAACCAAGCAAACCAATGAACATTATAAAGCCTACGACCCGGATGCGACAGAAGACACACTTGGCAGCGTTCAAAACACCAATAATTCAACCGATTTGAGTCGCAAGCTTAAAAGTAAAGACAACAGCATTATTGTGACTTCCGTTCAAAAACTGGATACGTTGGTGAAACGCAAGTCTTTTCAAGCTCCAGACAAGAATATCGTGTTTATCGTGGATGAAGCACACCGTTCAACAGGTGGCGACTCTTTCGATAATATCCAGAAAGCCTTTAAGAGGTCAGCCTGGGTTGGTTATACCGGAACACCGATGTTTGATGAAACCACCACTGGGCTTCGAACTGAAGAAATTTTTGGTCCACTATTACATGCTTATACCATTCGTGAAGCGATTGCTGACCGGAATGTATTAGGCTTCAAGGTCGATTTCGAGACAACGATTGATGAGAAGCAGATGAAAGAAAAATATCTTCCTGAATTTTACCGTGAACGTTATCCAAAATGGACCGAAGAACAGATTCAAGACAAAATTAGTCATCTCTCTCAGGAAGATATGGATGATGCGGTGGAACCCAGCTTCTATGATGAAAATCGGGATCATATTAGGCTTGTCGTTGAGGATATCTTCAAAAACTGGCGTAACCGTTCTAATGAAGGCAAGTATAATGCTTTGTTTACAACTCACGTGGGCGGCGGTAAAGCAAGCACGCCAATGGCGATGATGTATTTCTATGAGTTTCAACGTGTCAATGAAGAGAATAAGAAGAACGGCGGACAGACTTTAAAAGTTGCCGTTACGTTCAGTCAAAATTCATCCAATAACGATAGCATGCTCGCCACAAATCAAGGTTTAGACGATGCCATCAAAGCTTATAATGCTGAATTTGGCACAGCTTTTGGAATGGATGATGTTTCCGGCTACACGCAAGACGTGACTTCACGCTTAAATAAATCAGCCACAGATAAGAAATTCCTCGATTTGGTGATCGTAGTGGACCAATTATTAACGGGATTTGATGCGCCTGAACTGAACACGCTTTATGTAGATCGAACCTTGAAGGGTGCAGGTTTAATTCAAGCATATTCACGAACGAACCGTATTGCAGATATGCAAGAGAAACCATGGGGACGTGTGGTTAATTACCGATGGCCAGCGCAAAACGAGAAGCTGATGAATAAAGCGCTTGCTGTTTATGCGAATAAAAACTCGGCTATCTTGTCTGTTGATGAACAACGCGAGTCTAATCAAGAAGACGGGATCATTGCCAAACCATTTGAAGAAGTGTTTAATGAAGTGAAACAAGTTGTTGGAAAATTAAGCAGCTTAACGACGGGATTTCAACAGTTACCCCCATCTGAAAAGAAGAAGGACGAGATGCTTGATTTGCTCCGTGAATATAACCGAGGAATGGCCAAATTAAAGCAATACGATCCCGAAGACGTTGATGGCGCAAAGGTCGGATTTAATTATGATAATCCGGATGAACTAATAGAGAAGTTAGGGATGACTGCAGAGCAGGAAGTCATGTTGACAACCGTCTTAACCAATGAACTAAAGTCACATATTGCAAAGGAGAAGAAAATTCCTCTATACCAAATCGAACTGCGGATGACACACGTGAAGGATGTTAAAGTAGACTATGATTATCTTACTGAACTCGTAGAACAACTATTGAACCAGGTTCACGAAGGTAAGAAGGAGGAAGCCAAAGAGACGCAGGAGAAAATCAACCAATTTGCGAATGGATTGGATGATCGCAACTATGCGACCAAGATTATGAGTGCGGCTACTGCAATTATAAAAGGTCACTTCCCGCCTGCAGGTTCTAACTTCAAGTATCCGGTGAAGCTAAGTGACAGTGAACAGATCATCCAGCAAGCGCACAATGTTAGCCTTGATCGAATGTTTCTTGACTTCCGCGTGAAGTGGGGAATCGCGGATATTATCACTAGTGCCGGGATGCGTGAGTTGTTTAGCCGCCATCGCTACGGCTTGCAGGACCTGGATGATACCGGTCAAATCCGTGACATCATCGCTCAAGCAAGCGCTGACTATACGACACTAGCTCATGATGCAGAAGTGCAGTCATTATCTAAAATTAAATATCGAAACAGTTTGCGCGACGCGATTTACGAACTAGCGGATGAATTCGCAGAAAGGTAG
- a CDS encoding restriction endonuclease subunit S: MSEDKVNVPKIRFPGFNDAWEQWKLGELYTERKEQGNDSLQILSVSIHHGISNEELDSDTLGKKVRRSEDKSLYKHVYFGDLVFNMMRAWQGAIGVVKSEGMVSPAYITATPSAQLYPLFMDYCLRRDETIIQMDNLSYGVTDFRKRLYWDSFINVLCRIPSVPEQEKITAFFTQLDNLIALLQRKLNNVKYLKAGLLQKMFPKNGEDFPEVRFPGFTDAWEQRELGEVGDTFTGLSGKTKEDFGHGNAQFVTYVNVFGNVISDPNGVESVEIDDKQNQVKYGDVFFTTSSETPEEVGMSSVWLENTENVYLNSFCFGYRPTVEFDLYYLAFMLRSPEIRKKFMFLAQGVSRYNISKNKVMEMKVPVPELNEQRKVGTFFKELDNLITLHQRELEHLQQQKKSLLQQMFV, encoded by the coding sequence ATGAGCGAAGACAAAGTTAATGTACCAAAAATAAGGTTCCCGGGGTTCAATGATGCTTGGGAACAGTGGAAGTTGGGGGAATTATACACAGAGCGGAAAGAACAAGGGAACGATTCGTTACAGATTCTTTCCGTTTCCATCCATCATGGTATTTCAAACGAAGAATTAGACAGTGATACTTTAGGGAAAAAAGTGCGCAGAAGCGAAGATAAGTCTCTATATAAACATGTTTATTTTGGTGATCTTGTTTTTAACATGATGCGTGCGTGGCAAGGGGCAATCGGAGTCGTAAAGTCAGAAGGAATGGTAAGTCCTGCATATATTACAGCTACGCCCAGTGCACAGCTTTACCCTCTGTTCATGGATTATTGTTTACGCCGAGATGAAACGATTATTCAGATGGATAATCTCTCTTATGGAGTCACCGACTTTAGAAAAAGACTTTATTGGGACTCGTTTATTAACGTTTTGTGTCGCATACCTTCTGTGCCCGAGCAGGAGAAAATTACAGCTTTCTTCACCCAACTCGACAACCTCATCGCCCTTCTTCAGCGTAAGTTAAATAACGTGAAATATTTGAAGGCCGGGTTGCTTCAAAAAATGTTTCCGAAAAATGGTGAAGATTTTCCTGAAGTTCGTTTCCCTGGATTCACTGACGCTTGGGAACAGCGTGAGCTGGGGGAAGTGGGGGATACATTCACTGGATTGTCAGGTAAAACTAAAGAAGATTTTGGACATGGTAATGCCCAATTTGTCACTTATGTCAATGTCTTTGGTAATGTGATTTCCGATCCGAATGGTGTCGAGAGTGTTGAAATTGATGACAAACAAAACCAAGTTAAGTATGGCGATGTGTTCTTTACAACTTCATCCGAAACACCAGAAGAAGTTGGAATGTCGTCTGTATGGCTTGAAAACACTGAGAATGTGTACCTTAACAGCTTCTGTTTTGGTTACAGACCGACAGTAGAATTTGACTTATATTATCTGGCATTCATGTTACGTTCACCAGAGATTCGAAAGAAATTTATGTTCCTAGCTCAAGGTGTTTCACGATATAACATATCTAAGAACAAAGTAATGGAGATGAAAGTTCCAGTACCAGAACTTAATGAACAACGTAAAGTTGGTACATTCTTTAAGGAGCTAGACAACCTCATCACCCTTCATCAGCGTGAGCTGGAACACCTGCAACAACAGAAGAAATCATTACTACAACAAATGTTTGTCTAA
- a CDS encoding type I restriction-modification system subunit M, with amino-acid sequence MSNNLQTITTKLWAMANELRGNMDASEYKNYILAFMFYRYLSEHQERYLVENNVLDIAEGESINKAYLEQAKGDDLNDYLEDISASLGYAIAPLDTWASLVEKIDNSMVIPSDYQTIFDNFNKNAELNKEAVKDFRGVFNDINLGDSRLGSSTNERAKSLNRIVKLVDGINYKGEDGKDILGAIYEYLIGQFAASAGKKGGEFYTPHEVSIILAKIVTDGVAESDKTFAVYDPTCGSGSLLLTVQGELPNGDKPGAIKFFGQEKNTTTYNLARMNLMMHGVSFNNMTLSNADTLESDWPDGPDAKGIDHPRSFDAVVANPPYSAHWDNSETKLKDPRFSEYGKLAPRTKADYAFILHSLYHLNDTGTMAIVLPHGVLFRGAAEGAIRQTIIEKNYLDTVIGLPANLFYGVSIPTTILVFKKNRKTKDILFIDASKEFEKGKNQNKLTDNNISKIIETYRNRVDVDKYAHVASLEEIKENEFNLNIPRYVNTSEEEETIDLDEVIKLLEQDKQEIADLEAKINEQLRILGIIV; translated from the coding sequence ATGAGTAATAATCTACAGACCATTACAACAAAACTGTGGGCAATGGCAAACGAGCTTCGAGGAAATATGGACGCCTCAGAATATAAGAACTACATTCTAGCCTTTATGTTTTATCGTTATCTGTCTGAACATCAAGAAAGATATTTAGTCGAAAATAATGTTCTTGATATTGCCGAAGGCGAGTCGATCAATAAAGCCTATTTAGAACAAGCGAAGGGTGACGATTTGAATGACTACCTGGAGGATATTTCTGCAAGCTTAGGCTATGCCATTGCACCGCTTGATACATGGGCATCTTTAGTTGAAAAAATCGATAACAGTATGGTCATTCCAAGTGATTATCAAACGATTTTTGACAACTTCAATAAGAACGCTGAATTAAACAAAGAAGCTGTGAAGGATTTTCGTGGCGTGTTTAACGACATCAATCTTGGAGACTCTCGGCTTGGTTCCTCTACAAATGAACGTGCGAAATCACTTAACCGGATTGTAAAGCTTGTTGATGGTATTAATTATAAAGGTGAAGATGGCAAAGATATTCTTGGCGCGATCTATGAATATCTAATCGGTCAGTTTGCAGCAAGCGCAGGTAAGAAAGGTGGAGAGTTCTACACGCCGCATGAAGTTTCTATCATTTTGGCTAAAATCGTAACGGACGGTGTAGCAGAATCGGATAAGACTTTTGCGGTGTATGACCCGACTTGTGGATCTGGATCATTGCTGTTAACCGTTCAAGGGGAGTTGCCTAATGGTGATAAACCAGGGGCGATTAAATTCTTTGGTCAAGAAAAGAATACGACAACATACAACTTGGCTCGTATGAACCTGATGATGCATGGTGTTTCATTTAACAACATGACGCTGTCTAATGCTGACACGCTTGAAAGCGATTGGCCTGATGGACCGGATGCAAAAGGAATTGACCACCCGCGCTCTTTTGACGCCGTGGTTGCGAATCCTCCTTATTCTGCTCATTGGGACAACAGCGAAACGAAACTGAAAGATCCACGTTTTAGCGAATACGGTAAACTAGCTCCTAGAACCAAGGCAGATTACGCATTCATTTTACACAGCTTGTATCATCTGAATGATACGGGGACCATGGCGATAGTATTACCGCACGGTGTCTTGTTCCGTGGTGCAGCAGAAGGTGCGATTCGCCAAACCATCATTGAGAAAAACTACCTTGATACCGTTATAGGTTTGCCTGCCAACTTGTTTTATGGTGTAAGCATCCCGACTACGATTCTAGTATTCAAAAAAAATCGTAAAACAAAAGACATCTTGTTTATCGATGCCAGCAAAGAATTTGAAAAAGGCAAGAATCAAAATAAACTTACGGATAACAACATCAGCAAAATTATTGAAACGTACCGAAATCGTGTGGATGTTGATAAATACGCTCATGTGGCATCCCTTGAAGAAATCAAAGAAAACGAGTTTAACTTAAATATCCCTCGTTACGTGAATACATCTGAAGAAGAAGAAACCATTGACCTGGATGAAGTGATTAAGCTATTAGAGCAGGACAAACAAGAAATCGCTGATCTTGAGGCTAAGATCAATGAACAGTTGAGAATCTTGGGGATCATTGTGTAG
- a CDS encoding serine hydrolase domain-containing protein has protein sequence MINISGLSAAIAPLDLRSCLISQSRHLQHEHYRDDRTRGELARINSCTKSLLSASICIAMDQGIVPPAHTKLSDFFPQLTRDHDPRKAEITLEHLLTMTAGWDWDEFGGRNSFPKMTRSPHWVQYVLEQQLENTPGTRMVYNSGNSQLLSAILVMCSGMSTAQFTEQHLLRPLGIEEYEWEQDPQGVHTGGFGMKLRPIDLWRFGQLYLQQGMWEGRQLISRSLVRRSVSPAVGTGPPRRGSYGWHWWTDRFPDAVPGVAVPDAASNAVEYFYARGYGGQFVYCLPELDVVVVITQDQQRHKRNPIDVFRESIAPVLVQG, from the coding sequence ATGATAAATATATCCGGGCTGTCTGCCGCCATCGCCCCGCTCGATCTGCGCAGCTGCCTGATCAGCCAAAGCCGCCATCTGCAACATGAGCATTACCGGGATGACCGCACACGCGGGGAACTGGCCCGCATCAATTCCTGCACCAAGAGCCTCCTGTCCGCTTCCATCTGTATCGCGATGGATCAGGGAATCGTCCCGCCTGCACATACGAAGCTGAGCGATTTCTTCCCTCAGCTCACCCGGGACCACGATCCCCGCAAAGCGGAGATTACGCTGGAGCACCTGCTGACGATGACCGCAGGCTGGGACTGGGATGAGTTCGGCGGGCGCAACTCTTTTCCCAAAATGACCCGCTCTCCCCATTGGGTTCAGTATGTGCTGGAGCAGCAGCTGGAGAACACTCCCGGTACACGCATGGTGTATAACTCCGGTAATTCCCAGCTGCTGTCAGCGATTCTCGTCATGTGCTCCGGCATGAGCACCGCGCAGTTCACCGAACAGCATCTGCTGCGCCCGCTCGGCATCGAGGAATATGAATGGGAGCAAGACCCGCAAGGCGTCCATACCGGAGGCTTCGGCATGAAGCTGCGGCCCATCGATCTGTGGAGATTCGGCCAGCTGTACCTGCAGCAGGGCATGTGGGAGGGACGGCAGCTGATCTCACGCAGCCTGGTGCGACGGTCTGTCAGCCCTGCCGTCGGCACCGGGCCGCCCCGCCGCGGTAGCTACGGCTGGCATTGGTGGACTGACCGCTTCCCGGACGCCGTGCCGGGCGTCGCAGTGCCGGATGCAGCTTCGAACGCCGTGGAGTATTTCTATGCCCGCGGCTATGGCGGACAATTCGTTTATTGTCTTCCTGAGCTGGACGTCGTGGTTGTCATCACCCAGGACCAGCAGCGCCACAAGCGGAACCCCATCGACGTGTTCCGCGAGAGTATCGCGCCTGTGCTCGTGCAGGGCTGA
- a CDS encoding WYL domain-containing protein: MNLFEKIFNHQIISRLEDSGTFMVTSHERAWLKTMLEHPAAAEAFTLDTLNKLRTILEPDPLMDTSSHLIEKARSMEKQVYHPLLRTLRRHILNKTGVRLTYAIKSGRVNSDQPGVPYKLEYSMVKREWYLLWYHLRHRTFMTTRLKNIHSVTAEPIEPSMADGIFRKIGRMLDSRKSEAVIEIVRDYNEELSRILYAFSSFEKDVEYDSDNDTYTVRVCLLGDDFEYLLSKIRFLGKRVRVVEGDYLKRRMLEASTKALERYGVISEGEELSS, translated from the coding sequence ATGAATCTGTTTGAGAAAATCTTTAATCACCAGATCATCTCCCGCCTGGAGGATTCCGGAACGTTCATGGTCACCTCACACGAGCGGGCATGGCTGAAGACTATGCTGGAGCATCCGGCCGCGGCCGAGGCTTTCACCTTGGACACCTTGAACAAACTGCGTACGATTCTCGAACCCGACCCTTTGATGGATACCTCCAGCCACCTGATTGAAAAAGCCCGCAGCATGGAGAAACAGGTCTATCACCCGCTCCTGCGAACGCTGCGCCGGCACATTTTAAATAAGACCGGGGTTCGTTTAACCTACGCAATTAAGAGCGGGCGCGTGAACAGCGATCAACCGGGCGTTCCTTACAAACTGGAATATTCCATGGTCAAAAGAGAATGGTACCTGCTCTGGTATCATCTTCGGCATCGTACCTTCATGACCACCAGACTGAAGAACATCCACTCCGTCACGGCGGAGCCTATTGAGCCATCGATGGCCGACGGCATTTTCCGAAAGATTGGAAGGATGCTGGATTCTCGAAAATCCGAAGCGGTTATTGAAATCGTCCGCGATTATAACGAAGAGCTGTCCCGGATTCTATACGCCTTCTCCAGCTTCGAAAAAGATGTGGAGTATGATTCTGATAATGATACTTACACAGTCAGAGTCTGCTTGCTGGGGGATGACTTCGAGTATCTGCTCTCCAAAATCCGTTTCCTGGGCAAACGGGTACGGGTAGTTGAAGGCGATTATTTAAAAAGACGTATGCTGGAAGCCTCGACGAAGGCTTTGGAGCGATATGGAGTGATTTCGGAGGGCGAGGAGTTATCCTCGTAA